One window of the Marinilactibacillus sp. Marseille-P9653 genome contains the following:
- a CDS encoding SDR family oxidoreductase: MSNEQNVNPLDQYFNGEFPKQPQTPPGLQKEMDPVPDCGETSYVGNGQLKGKRILVTGGDSGIGRAAAIAYAREGADVAINYLPEEQPDADDVKQLIEAEGKKAVLIPGDLRSEEFSKGMVEKAVSELGGLDVLALVAGKQQAVSNIEDITTEQLTSTFETNIYSMFWSIQAAIPHLSEGASIITTSSVQGYDPSANLLDYASTKYAIRGFTIGLGKQLAPKGIRVNSIAPGPVWTALQVSGGQPQDTIPEFGKQVPLKRAGQPAELADMYVYLASEKANYVTGQIFGITGGTPLS, from the coding sequence ATGAGTAATGAACAAAATGTCAATCCATTAGATCAATATTTCAACGGAGAATTTCCAAAGCAACCTCAGACACCTCCAGGTCTTCAAAAAGAGATGGATCCAGTACCTGACTGCGGAGAAACTTCATATGTAGGAAATGGACAATTAAAAGGCAAACGTATATTAGTTACCGGAGGAGATTCTGGTATCGGTCGTGCTGCAGCAATTGCATATGCGCGTGAAGGTGCAGATGTCGCAATCAACTATCTTCCAGAAGAACAACCAGATGCAGATGATGTTAAGCAATTAATTGAAGCAGAAGGTAAAAAAGCTGTTCTTATCCCAGGGGATTTAAGAAGCGAAGAATTCTCTAAAGGAATGGTTGAAAAAGCTGTTTCCGAATTAGGTGGACTTGATGTACTGGCTTTAGTCGCTGGTAAACAGCAAGCAGTGTCAAATATTGAGGATATTACAACAGAACAATTAACAAGTACTTTTGAAACGAATATTTATTCTATGTTCTGGTCAATTCAAGCAGCGATTCCTCACTTATCTGAAGGAGCTTCTATTATTACAACTTCTTCTGTACAAGGATACGATCCATCTGCAAACTTATTGGACTACGCTTCTACTAAGTATGCGATTAGAGGATTCACAATTGGTTTAGGTAAGCAACTTGCACCTAAAGGCATTCGTGTGAACTCAATTGCTCCTGGTCCAGTATGGACTGCACTTCAAGTTTCTGGAGGACAGCCGCAAGATACTATCCCAGAATTTGGTAAACAAGTTCCACTTAAAAGAGCGGGCCAACCTGCTGAATTAGCTGATATGTATGTTTATCTTGCTTCTGAAAAAGCTAACTACGTTACTGGTCAAATTTTCGGTATTACTGGTGGTACACCACTTTCATAA